From one Peredibacter starrii genomic stretch:
- the dnaK gene encoding molecular chaperone DnaK, which produces MGKIIGIDLGTTNSCVAVMENGTYKIIPNAEGHNTTPSIIGFANNGEVLVGQVAKRQAVTNPTKTLFGIKRLIGRKFTDAEVTHFHKVAPFDMFANKNGDAWVKVDGKEYSPQEISAKVLEKMKKAAEDYLGQPVTEAVITVPAYFNDAQRQATKDAGRIAGLDVKRIINEPTAAALAYGLDSKKDKNIAVFDLGGGTFDVSILEITSDGVFEVKSTNGDTFLGGEDFDYRIINWLAEEFKKETSIDLKNDKMALQRLKEAAEKAKHELSSVTQTDINLPFITMDATGPKHLNLNLSRAKFESLIGDLIDKLVAPCKTAIKDSGLSLNEIQEVILVGGATRMPIVQAKVKEIFGKEPSKGVNPDEVVAAGAAIQGGVLGGDVKDVLLLDVTPLSLGIETLGGVFTKIIEKNTTIPTKKSQTFSTAVDNQPAVSIHVQQGEREFSADNKTLGRFDLAGIAPAPRGVPQIEVTFDIDANGIVHVSALDKATGKATNIVITSNSGLSEEEIKRMVQDAEKNRDADKKRREVVDARNNLDSLVFASEKGIKDAGDKVPADKKAEIEGAISEAKTKLTSESLDEIKAATERLQNVAHSLAQFMYQGQPGADTGAGQNAGGAQGSNESQSKKKDDGDDVVDADYKEV; this is translated from the coding sequence ATGGGAAAAATTATCGGAATTGACTTAGGTACAACAAACTCGTGTGTGGCCGTTATGGAAAACGGTACATACAAAATTATTCCAAATGCTGAAGGACACAATACAACTCCTTCAATCATTGGTTTCGCTAACAATGGTGAAGTTCTTGTTGGTCAGGTTGCAAAACGCCAGGCCGTAACGAACCCAACTAAAACTCTATTCGGTATTAAGCGTCTTATCGGTCGTAAGTTTACTGACGCTGAAGTAACTCACTTTCACAAAGTGGCCCCTTTCGATATGTTCGCTAACAAGAATGGCGACGCTTGGGTAAAAGTTGACGGTAAAGAATATTCTCCTCAAGAGATCTCTGCGAAGGTTCTTGAGAAGATGAAAAAAGCCGCTGAAGACTATCTTGGTCAACCAGTAACTGAGGCTGTAATTACAGTTCCTGCTTACTTTAACGATGCTCAAAGACAAGCAACGAAAGATGCTGGTCGTATCGCTGGTCTAGACGTTAAACGTATCATCAACGAGCCAACTGCAGCTGCTCTTGCTTACGGTCTAGATTCTAAGAAAGATAAGAACATCGCTGTATTCGACCTTGGTGGTGGTACATTCGACGTTTCGATTCTTGAAATCACTTCTGACGGTGTATTTGAAGTTAAATCAACTAACGGGGACACGTTCCTTGGTGGTGAAGACTTCGACTACCGTATCATTAACTGGTTAGCAGAAGAGTTTAAGAAAGAAACTTCGATCGATCTTAAGAACGATAAAATGGCCCTTCAGCGTCTTAAAGAAGCTGCAGAGAAAGCTAAACACGAGCTTTCTTCAGTTACTCAAACTGATATCAACCTTCCATTCATCACTATGGATGCGACAGGTCCTAAACACTTGAACCTAAACCTTTCAAGAGCGAAGTTTGAGTCTCTAATTGGCGACCTTATCGATAAGCTAGTTGCTCCTTGTAAAACAGCGATCAAAGACTCTGGTCTTTCTCTAAATGAGATCCAAGAGGTGATCCTTGTTGGTGGTGCGACTCGTATGCCGATCGTTCAAGCGAAAGTAAAAGAGATCTTCGGAAAAGAGCCTTCTAAAGGTGTAAACCCGGATGAAGTGGTTGCTGCTGGTGCTGCAATTCAAGGTGGTGTTCTTGGTGGTGACGTTAAAGACGTTCTTCTACTAGACGTAACTCCGCTTTCTCTAGGTATCGAAACTCTTGGTGGCGTATTCACAAAAATCATCGAGAAGAACACAACGATCCCTACGAAGAAATCTCAAACGTTCTCAACTGCGGTTGATAACCAACCAGCTGTATCAATTCACGTACAACAAGGTGAACGTGAGTTCTCAGCTGATAACAAAACTCTAGGTCGTTTTGATCTTGCAGGTATTGCACCAGCTCCACGTGGTGTTCCTCAAATTGAAGTGACTTTTGATATTGATGCTAACGGTATCGTTCACGTGTCTGCTCTTGATAAAGCGACAGGTAAAGCGACTAACATCGTGATTACTTCTAACTCAGGTCTTTCTGAGGAAGAAATTAAGCGTATGGTTCAGGATGCTGAGAAGAACCGTGATGCAGATAAAAAACGTCGTGAAGTTGTTGACGCTAGAAACAACCTCGACAGTCTCGTTTTCGCGTCTGAGAAAGGTATCAAGGACGCTGGAGATAAAGTACCAGCTGATAAAAAAGCTGAGATTGAAGGAGCAATCAGTGAAGCAAAAACAAAACTCACTTCAGAGTCTTTGGACGAAATTAAAGCAGCGACTGAAAGACTACAAAACGTCGCTCACAGCCTTGCCCAGTTCATGTATCAAGGACAACCTGGTGCCGATACCGGTGCCGGTCAAAATGCCGGTGGGGCACAAGGATCGAACGAGTCGCAATCGAAGAAGAAGGATGATGGCGACGACGTGGTAGATGCGGATTACAAAGAAGTTTAA
- the grpE gene encoding nucleotide exchange factor GrpE gives MEPNENNKEENKTETAAEATTAEATVEPKKEEIDFKAKYYYVAAEMENYRKRMEREKENLLKYGNERVMSDLIQVIDNFDRMIDMLRPDEDQKIKNMVTGLDMVRKQFIETLSKHGLTPVESVGKDFDPNFHEALAQEYAEGKKPNEVIKEFQKGYSLNGRLVRPAKVVVSSDKQ, from the coding sequence ATGGAACCTAATGAAAACAACAAAGAAGAAAACAAAACGGAAACGGCCGCTGAAGCAACAACTGCTGAAGCTACTGTAGAACCTAAAAAAGAAGAAATTGATTTCAAGGCCAAGTACTACTACGTAGCGGCCGAAATGGAAAATTATCGTAAGCGCATGGAGCGCGAAAAAGAAAACCTTCTTAAGTATGGTAACGAGCGAGTGATGTCTGACCTCATTCAGGTCATCGATAACTTCGACCGTATGATTGATATGCTTCGTCCGGATGAAGATCAGAAAATCAAGAACATGGTGACTGGTCTGGATATGGTGAGAAAGCAGTTCATTGAAACGCTTTCGAAACATGGTCTGACTCCAGTGGAATCAGTGGGCAAAGACTTTGATCCTAACTTCCACGAGGCCCTGGCGCAGGAATACGCTGAAGGCAAAAAACCGAATGAAGTGATTAAAGAATTTCAGAAAGGTTATTCACTCAATGGTCGTCTAGTACGTCCGGCGAAAGTGGTTGTTTCAAGCGATAAACAGTAA
- a CDS encoding coproporphyrinogen-III oxidase family protein, with protein MHVPFCKHLCNYCDFYKRKLDSSQNQFEDFHQFLSASVKRHEDLMKAHNFEWGVLDTVYLGGGTPSLWGEKGASFFQKILEPIGVSKDAEFTMEIDPGTWSPTMLDAWKKIGLNRISIGTQTLDPDFLKIMDRVHSLDDSLHFLEVLQKENWNYSLDFLLGIPFSREKKRDIKKELDLLLKYSPKHISLYILNARSKYPHIQDMPDDEFIRDEYLFVSDYLKKHGFHHYEVSNFALPGFEARHNQKYWRAESVAALGPTGTGYFQLNKNEALRYKWKVSEAEVEVEHLSDKELSLEQTYLSLRTSEGWIPPKGSECLMKSWTQQGYAEAQNERVKLTSLGFLMLDSLMDDLFRWEAQRK; from the coding sequence TTGCACGTTCCGTTTTGTAAGCACCTGTGCAATTACTGCGATTTTTATAAGCGTAAGCTTGATTCATCTCAGAATCAGTTTGAGGATTTTCATCAGTTTTTATCTGCTTCAGTCAAACGTCACGAAGATTTGATGAAAGCACATAACTTTGAATGGGGCGTATTAGATACTGTTTATCTCGGTGGTGGAACGCCATCTCTCTGGGGTGAAAAAGGTGCTTCTTTCTTTCAAAAGATCTTAGAACCAATCGGAGTCTCTAAGGACGCTGAGTTCACCATGGAGATTGATCCAGGAACCTGGTCCCCAACGATGCTGGATGCCTGGAAGAAAATTGGTCTTAACCGTATTTCGATCGGTACTCAAACACTTGATCCTGATTTTTTAAAGATCATGGACCGCGTGCATTCACTGGATGATAGTCTGCATTTTCTCGAGGTATTGCAGAAAGAAAACTGGAACTATTCCTTAGATTTTCTTCTGGGGATTCCGTTCTCACGTGAGAAGAAACGAGACATTAAAAAAGAGCTCGATCTTCTTTTAAAATATTCTCCGAAACACATTAGTCTTTATATTCTGAATGCTCGCTCAAAGTACCCTCATATTCAGGACATGCCGGATGATGAATTCATCCGTGATGAATACCTTTTTGTGAGTGATTATTTAAAGAAGCATGGCTTTCATCACTACGAAGTTTCTAACTTTGCTCTACCAGGTTTTGAGGCCCGCCATAATCAGAAATATTGGCGAGCTGAATCTGTGGCAGCATTGGGTCCAACTGGAACGGGTTATTTTCAATTAAATAAAAACGAGGCCCTTCGTTACAAATGGAAGGTCTCTGAGGCCGAAGTAGAAGTAGAGCATTTATCTGATAAAGAACTTTCACTCGAGCAAACTTATCTCTCTCTTCGCACTTCCGAAGGTTGGATTCCGCCAAAAGGGAGTGAATGCCTCATGAAAAGCTGGACCCAGCAGGGCTATGCAGAAGCGCAAAATGAGAGAGTGAAATTAACCTCTTTGGGCTTTTTGATGTTGGATTCCTTGATGGATGATCTCTTTCGCTGGGAAGCGCAACGTAAGTAG
- a CDS encoding M16 family metallopeptidase, translating to MKIDQVQLDNELNTLFIHSPGCSAGTVQMWFRAGSALEKHDNQGIAHFLEHMFFKGTPKRPGPQLAHDIESYGGEVNAFTSFDYTCYYINTPSLFMDKSVDILLDMVANPLFGQEDIPSERQVVFEEYRRAMDNPSQYNFIQLQKASFENGYAHPILGREDTILNFSQEQVKSFREQFYNLENALLVVAGDLKDRAELEKKIRSFRLPHGQKSEFGPFTIKEKESVNVHDKDIRQATLTLCLQSPNYNHEKAAAEDLAINCLAHGETSRFYQALVAKTSLCNGIAGSTMYFANGGVHMIKMSFPVENLSKVSKLFMSTLNDVLVNGFTPEEITKIKNQYISSKIYERESIESYAFSLGHGFAQSGNIFCEDEFIEKIRAASTDEVWSGIEKVVRQTSHFTLQVPKGTKMEPLEKELKKWQGELKKAATKTKSKFSKIKQLTSTHDSAVKVVELKPGIKLIYRQNKLTPTFVMHAYMKGGQSVETAKNAGIHHLSSRLLTYGYKGMGYEKLKNELESLSSSLNGFSGKNAYGMTLHGQTKDFERLSHHFFGTLLTPEIPKKFFDHEKKVILRALDNQKEDAMKQAFKAFYKMVFNQHAYSLDLAGTPETIKTFSPMGLQKVHAGLLKNSELIFTYCGDLDFSVVHHHFMEATKNLKPRTPGKKTLKKAKGLVGKTANLEFKREQTQIVIGAPAYPIGNKEDLYLKMITAHLSGQSSELFVDVRDRKGLCYSVSPIHVSALEAGCWGIYIGSGHDKTEAAIEAILGILNNLRDHGIKREEFERIKTMIDGQNLLGIQTNEDYAQFYSIPVLHGLGLDFPHKNNDQIRSAKYEDFQAFLKKFFSKKWNIVQAGRND from the coding sequence ATGAAAATTGATCAAGTTCAGTTGGACAACGAATTAAATACACTATTCATCCACTCTCCCGGTTGTAGTGCAGGGACAGTGCAGATGTGGTTTCGCGCGGGAAGCGCGCTTGAGAAGCATGATAACCAAGGTATCGCTCACTTCCTAGAACACATGTTCTTTAAAGGAACTCCAAAACGTCCGGGCCCGCAACTGGCCCACGATATCGAATCTTATGGTGGTGAAGTAAATGCTTTCACATCATTCGATTACACTTGTTACTACATCAACACTCCAAGCCTGTTCATGGACAAGTCAGTAGATATCCTGCTTGATATGGTGGCCAATCCACTATTTGGTCAGGAAGACATTCCTTCTGAAAGACAAGTAGTGTTCGAAGAGTATCGTCGTGCCATGGATAATCCTTCTCAGTACAATTTCATCCAGCTTCAGAAGGCTTCATTTGAAAATGGTTACGCTCACCCGATCCTGGGTCGCGAAGATACCATCCTAAACTTCTCGCAAGAACAGGTGAAATCTTTCCGTGAGCAGTTCTATAACTTAGAGAACGCTCTATTGGTTGTGGCGGGTGATTTAAAAGATCGCGCTGAACTTGAAAAGAAGATCCGTTCATTCCGTCTGCCTCATGGTCAGAAGTCTGAATTCGGTCCATTCACGATTAAAGAAAAAGAATCGGTAAACGTTCATGATAAAGACATTCGTCAGGCGACTCTGACTCTTTGTCTTCAATCTCCTAACTATAATCATGAGAAGGCAGCGGCAGAAGATCTGGCGATCAACTGTCTCGCCCATGGTGAAACATCTCGCTTCTACCAGGCCCTCGTTGCGAAGACTTCTCTTTGTAACGGTATTGCTGGATCAACGATGTACTTTGCCAACGGTGGCGTGCACATGATTAAGATGAGCTTCCCGGTTGAGAACCTATCTAAGGTCTCAAAACTTTTCATGAGCACTCTTAATGATGTTCTCGTGAATGGCTTCACACCGGAAGAAATCACAAAGATTAAAAATCAATACATCTCTTCAAAGATCTATGAGCGTGAGTCGATTGAGTCTTATGCGTTCAGCTTAGGTCACGGCTTTGCCCAATCTGGAAATATCTTCTGTGAAGATGAGTTCATTGAAAAAATCCGTGCCGCTTCGACTGATGAAGTTTGGAGTGGAATCGAGAAAGTTGTTCGTCAAACCTCTCACTTTACTCTGCAAGTTCCGAAGGGAACGAAGATGGAGCCACTTGAGAAAGAACTTAAGAAGTGGCAGGGCGAACTTAAAAAGGCCGCAACTAAAACCAAATCTAAGTTCAGTAAAATTAAACAACTTACTTCTACTCATGACAGTGCAGTTAAAGTGGTTGAGCTCAAGCCGGGTATCAAACTGATTTATCGTCAGAACAAGCTTACTCCAACGTTTGTGATGCATGCATATATGAAAGGTGGTCAATCGGTTGAGACCGCTAAGAATGCTGGTATTCATCATCTGAGTAGCCGTCTCCTGACTTATGGCTACAAGGGCATGGGTTACGAGAAACTTAAAAACGAACTTGAATCTCTTTCTTCTTCACTAAATGGTTTCTCGGGCAAGAATGCTTACGGAATGACTCTTCATGGTCAGACCAAAGACTTTGAAAGACTTTCTCACCACTTCTTCGGTACTCTCTTAACACCAGAAATCCCTAAGAAGTTTTTTGATCACGAGAAGAAAGTGATTCTTCGCGCGCTTGATAACCAGAAAGAAGATGCCATGAAGCAAGCTTTCAAGGCCTTCTATAAAATGGTCTTCAATCAGCACGCTTACTCACTTGATCTCGCTGGTACTCCGGAAACTATCAAGACTTTTAGTCCAATGGGTCTTCAAAAAGTACACGCGGGTCTACTTAAGAACTCTGAACTTATCTTCACTTATTGTGGTGACTTAGATTTCTCGGTGGTTCATCACCACTTTATGGAAGCGACAAAGAATCTTAAACCGCGCACTCCAGGTAAAAAGACACTTAAAAAGGCCAAAGGTCTCGTTGGTAAAACGGCGAACCTTGAATTCAAACGTGAGCAAACTCAAATTGTGATTGGTGCACCTGCTTATCCAATTGGTAACAAAGAAGATCTATACTTAAAGATGATCACGGCTCACCTTTCTGGTCAGAGTTCTGAGCTATTCGTTGATGTACGTGACCGTAAGGGACTTTGTTATTCAGTTTCACCAATTCACGTTTCGGCACTTGAAGCTGGCTGTTGGGGAATTTATATTGGCTCAGGCCACGATAAAACTGAGGCGGCGATCGAGGCGATCCTAGGTATTCTTAACAACCTTCGCGATCATGGAATTAAGCGTGAAGAATTTGAACGTATTAAAACCATGATCGATGGTCAAAACCTTCTTGGTATTCAAACTAATGAAGACTATGCCCAGTTCTACTCAATTCCTGTTCTTCACGGTCTAGGTCTTGATTTCCCTCACAAGAACAATGATCAAATCCGTAGTGCTAAATACGAAGACTTCCAGGCGTTCCTGAAGAAGTTCTTCTCGAAGAAATGGAATATTGTTCAGGCCGGACGTAACGACTAA
- a CDS encoding acetyl-CoA carboxylase biotin carboxyl carrier protein subunit, with product MRYYFMNQDMKEFALDVEIHPGKVMEFTVDGAKTKLLIKNLAGKNFYSFDGVAWKKLAALGVNEVLVSNSEVYKVFRGFKPSGLNKGGAGALITQMPGKVVKLMKKEGDKVTKGETVLILEAMKMENEIKSGADGTIKAINVKEGQALEAGFLMVEIDDGTN from the coding sequence ATGAGATACTATTTCATGAACCAAGATATGAAAGAGTTCGCTCTGGATGTTGAAATCCATCCTGGAAAAGTAATGGAGTTCACAGTTGATGGCGCGAAGACAAAACTTCTGATCAAGAATCTTGCTGGTAAAAACTTTTATTCATTTGATGGTGTCGCGTGGAAGAAACTCGCTGCCCTGGGTGTGAATGAAGTTCTGGTTTCAAACTCTGAAGTTTATAAGGTTTTTCGCGGCTTCAAGCCTTCGGGTCTTAACAAAGGCGGCGCTGGTGCTCTTATCACGCAAATGCCTGGTAAGGTCGTGAAGCTTATGAAGAAAGAAGGGGACAAGGTCACTAAAGGTGAAACTGTGCTTATACTTGAAGCGATGAAGATGGAAAACGAAATCAAATCAGGCGCGGATGGTACAATTAAGGCCATCAACGTGAAAGAGGGTCAGGCACTTGAGGCCGGCTTCTTGATGGTTGAGATTGACGACGGAACAAACTAA
- a CDS encoding acetyl-CoA carboxylase biotin carboxylase subunit: MKGKRVLIINRGEIAIRVAKALNELGLVSVGVWTDNETEPPHLEFCQEWVHLAGNNNKETYLDIPKIMKLIDDYKIDGVHPGYGFLSENREFSEALAKKGVTFIGPNPTAVYKMGAKDISKQVAKEAGVPVVPGSTGEVPSVEEAIKLANDMGYPILLKAVAGGGGKGMRPCYSEEEIKANFAAVQREALSGFGYAGLLVEKYILNPHHIEVQILADKKGNVFHVFERECSVQRRHQKIIEEAPSPFIGTDEALRKSICETAVKCAKAVNYDSAGTVEFIMGEDKKFYFLEMNTRIQVEHPITEEITGVDLVANMIKAAFGEPLDFKTQDDIKIQGHAIELRICAEDPISMLPAPGKIVGFETTFPQGIRFDHCIYPKFTITPDFDPMIGKLIAKGFNREVALRKVKSALDGLIIDGIKTNIALHRVILNEENFVKGHYSTNYIGTVKPQEKVAAKEDIKAFMLKVAAIELNQAGGN; encoded by the coding sequence ATGAAAGGTAAACGCGTCTTAATCATTAACCGTGGTGAGATTGCTATTCGTGTGGCGAAAGCTTTGAATGAGCTTGGTCTGGTTTCTGTCGGCGTTTGGACCGACAATGAAACTGAACCACCTCATCTTGAGTTCTGCCAGGAATGGGTACATCTTGCTGGTAATAACAACAAAGAAACATATCTAGATATTCCGAAGATCATGAAGCTCATCGATGATTATAAAATCGATGGTGTTCACCCGGGTTACGGATTCCTGTCTGAGAACCGTGAGTTTTCAGAAGCACTTGCGAAGAAGGGCGTGACTTTCATTGGTCCAAACCCGACTGCGGTTTACAAAATGGGTGCTAAGGACATTTCTAAACAAGTGGCAAAGGAAGCAGGTGTTCCTGTGGTTCCCGGTTCAACTGGTGAAGTGCCTTCAGTAGAAGAGGCCATCAAGCTTGCGAACGATATGGGTTACCCGATCCTTCTTAAAGCAGTTGCTGGTGGTGGTGGTAAGGGTATGCGCCCTTGTTACTCAGAAGAAGAAATCAAAGCAAACTTCGCAGCAGTTCAACGTGAAGCTCTTTCAGGTTTCGGTTACGCCGGACTTCTGGTTGAGAAATACATTTTGAATCCTCACCACATTGAAGTGCAGATCCTTGCTGATAAAAAAGGCAATGTGTTCCACGTGTTTGAACGTGAGTGTTCAGTTCAGCGTCGTCACCAGAAGATCATCGAGGAAGCTCCATCTCCATTCATTGGAACAGATGAGGCCCTTCGTAAATCAATCTGTGAGACTGCGGTTAAATGTGCCAAAGCTGTGAACTACGATTCAGCTGGTACAGTTGAATTCATTATGGGTGAAGATAAGAAGTTCTACTTCCTTGAGATGAACACACGTATTCAGGTAGAGCACCCGATCACTGAAGAAATCACAGGTGTGGATCTTGTGGCAAACATGATCAAGGCCGCTTTCGGTGAACCACTAGATTTTAAAACTCAGGACGATATCAAGATTCAGGGCCATGCCATTGAACTTCGTATCTGTGCGGAAGATCCAATTTCGATGCTTCCAGCTCCGGGTAAAATCGTGGGCTTCGAGACGACTTTCCCGCAAGGTATTCGTTTCGATCACTGTATTTATCCAAAATTTACGATCACTCCGGACTTCGATCCAATGATCGGTAAACTCATCGCCAAAGGTTTCAACCGTGAGGTGGCACTTCGTAAAGTGAAGTCGGCACTTGATGGTTTGATCATTGATGGTATTAAGACCAATATCGCTCTTCACCGTGTGATCCTGAACGAAGAGAACTTCGTGAAAGGTCACTACTCAACGAACTATATTGGTACTGTTAAGCCGCAAGAGAAAGTAGCTGCGAAAGAAGATATCAAGGCCTTCATGTTAAAAGTTGCTGCCATTGAGCTTAACCAAGCTGGAGGTAACTAA
- a CDS encoding acyl-CoA carboxylase subunit beta, which produces MLTNEQRREQLATFSREAELGGGTERINKQHEQGKYTARERISKLVDPDSFIEFDKFVVHRSHNFGMEKQKYLGDGVVTGIAKINGQQVALFSQDFTCWGGALGAAHAQKICKVMDFALANKIPMIGINDSGGARIQEGVDALAGYAEIFYRNVQASGVIPQISLIMGPCAGGAVYSPAMTDFIFMVDKTSYMFVTGPDVIKTVTHEEVTKDALGGAHTHNEKSGVAHFRCDDEDDCFERVRELMAFIPACNQIKHTAKLTTDSVTRTNNKLKNFIPDNSKKPYDMHELILEVIDDQHFLEVHADFAKNILTGFASIGGIKVGIVANQPNFLAGCLDIDSSVKAARFVRFCDAFNIPIITLVDVPGFLPGTVQEYGGIIRHGAKLLYAYSEATVPLITLITRKAYGGAYDVMASKHIRADINLSYPTAEIAVMGADGAVNIIFRNDMANKAKHVENYENNFANPYRAAELGYLDEIINPEITRQRLYQYLKALEHKKVNRPERKHGNIPL; this is translated from the coding sequence ATGCTGACCAACGAACAAAGACGCGAGCAACTCGCTACTTTCAGCCGTGAAGCCGAACTAGGTGGCGGTACTGAAAGAATCAACAAGCAACATGAACAGGGCAAATACACTGCCCGTGAACGAATCAGTAAACTGGTAGATCCAGATTCATTTATTGAATTCGATAAATTTGTGGTTCACCGTAGTCATAACTTTGGTATGGAGAAACAAAAGTACCTGGGTGACGGTGTGGTAACTGGTATTGCGAAAATCAATGGCCAGCAAGTTGCCCTTTTCTCTCAAGACTTTACTTGTTGGGGTGGTGCTCTTGGTGCGGCCCACGCGCAAAAAATCTGTAAGGTGATGGACTTCGCTCTGGCGAACAAAATCCCGATGATCGGTATTAACGATTCTGGTGGAGCTCGTATTCAGGAAGGCGTTGACGCTCTTGCTGGTTACGCTGAGATTTTCTACCGTAACGTTCAGGCCTCAGGTGTGATTCCTCAGATCTCTTTGATCATGGGGCCATGTGCTGGTGGTGCGGTTTATTCTCCGGCCATGACTGACTTCATCTTCATGGTAGATAAAACGTCATACATGTTCGTGACTGGTCCGGATGTTATTAAAACTGTGACTCACGAAGAAGTAACAAAAGACGCTCTTGGTGGTGCTCATACTCACAATGAAAAATCTGGTGTCGCACACTTCCGTTGTGACGACGAAGATGATTGTTTTGAGCGCGTAAGAGAACTTATGGCGTTCATCCCTGCATGTAATCAAATTAAGCATACAGCGAAACTGACAACAGACTCAGTTACTCGTACGAACAACAAACTTAAGAATTTCATCCCTGATAACTCGAAGAAGCCGTACGATATGCACGAGCTTATTCTTGAAGTGATCGATGATCAGCACTTTCTGGAAGTTCACGCTGACTTCGCGAAAAACATTCTTACTGGTTTTGCTTCAATCGGTGGAATCAAAGTTGGTATCGTAGCAAACCAACCTAACTTCCTGGCTGGTTGTTTGGACATCGACTCATCTGTGAAGGCCGCTCGTTTCGTGCGCTTCTGTGATGCTTTCAATATTCCAATCATAACTCTGGTAGACGTTCCGGGCTTCCTACCTGGTACAGTTCAAGAGTACGGCGGGATCATCCGTCATGGAGCTAAACTTCTTTACGCTTACTCTGAAGCGACGGTTCCTCTTATCACGCTTATTACTCGTAAGGCCTACGGTGGTGCTTATGACGTTATGGCGTCGAAACACATCCGCGCTGACATCAATCTTTCTTACCCAACTGCAGAGATCGCAGTTATGGGTGCAGATGGTGCAGTGAACATTATTTTCCGTAACGATATGGCGAACAAAGCGAAGCACGTAGAAAACTACGAGAACAACTTTGCCAACCCTTATCGCGCGGCCGAGCTTGGTTACCTGGATGAAATCATCAATCCGGAAATCACTCGTCAGCGTCTTTATCAATACCTTAAAGCTCTGGAGCACAAAAAAGTTAACCGTCCTGAGCGTAAACACGGGAACATTCCACTATGA
- a CDS encoding TIGR02147 family protein: MLGNDTKTTEEVISASVSQETETIETKVITERPVIFEYMNYRVFLRDMYLFKKSKNSNYSENAFIYAAGFGKNSRGYLGLIVKNKRNLTSKSILGFSTAMDLSAEEAIYFENMVMFNQAETEKEKLYFFERMKVGARGKKAKLVQVLEHQYRYLNEWHLVVLRELVTLKGFREEPEWIISKLDKKITKEKVVEGLNDLMALGLVTRNESGKLVQSEPVVLFEDNAANFKSSANLHKQFALKAAEAMEQLSYEKRAAQLITLSIPNSQFENLRAEMKEFTKKILEKYAGNTQHANDLVVQIGSQLLQITE, translated from the coding sequence ATGTTGGGAAATGACACCAAAACTACTGAAGAAGTTATCAGCGCGTCTGTTTCGCAAGAAACAGAAACGATTGAAACCAAGGTCATCACTGAAAGACCGGTGATCTTTGAATATATGAATTATCGCGTCTTCTTAAGAGACATGTATCTTTTTAAGAAGTCGAAGAACTCAAACTATTCAGAGAACGCTTTCATTTATGCTGCCGGTTTCGGAAAGAACTCTCGTGGTTACTTAGGTCTAATTGTTAAGAACAAACGTAATCTAACTTCTAAATCAATTCTTGGTTTCTCGACTGCCATGGATCTTTCTGCCGAAGAAGCGATCTATTTTGAAAACATGGTGATGTTTAACCAGGCCGAGACTGAAAAAGAAAAGCTGTATTTCTTTGAGCGCATGAAAGTGGGAGCTCGTGGGAAGAAAGCAAAACTGGTTCAAGTGCTTGAACACCAATACCGTTATTTAAATGAGTGGCACCTGGTGGTGCTACGCGAGTTGGTTACCCTGAAAGGCTTCCGTGAGGAACCGGAGTGGATCATCTCAAAACTCGATAAGAAAATCACGAAAGAGAAAGTGGTTGAAGGTTTGAATGACCTGATGGCCCTGGGTCTGGTGACTCGCAATGAATCAGGCAAACTGGTTCAGTCTGAGCCGGTGGTTCTATTTGAAGACAATGCCGCCAACTTCAAGAGCTCAGCGAATCTTCATAAGCAATTTGCTCTTAAGGCCGCGGAGGCGATGGAACAGCTGTCTTACGAGAAACGTGCTGCCCAGTTGATTACACTCAGTATTCCTAATTCACAATTCGAAAACCTTCGAGCTGAGATGAAGGAGTTTACTAAAAAAATTCTTGAAAAGTATGCCGGTAATACTCAGCACGCCAATGATTTGGTGGTGCAGATCGGCTCACAACTTTTACAAATAACTGAATAG